CGTCGTGCACCAGCACCCAGTCGGTGTCGGGCACGCCCGCGGCGCGCAGCGCTTCGAGGCCGTTGAACACGCTTTCGGCGCGCGTGGCGCCGCCGCAGCGCAGCGCGTCCACGCCGGGCACATCGGTCCAGTGCGCGTCGTCGGGGGCCAGCACCACGAGCACACGCTGCAGGCCGGGCACCGCGCGCAGCGCGGCCAGGGTGTGCTGCACCAGCGGGCGGCCCAGCAGCGGCTGGTATTGCTTGGGCAGGGCGGTGCCGGCGCGCGAACCGCTGCCCGCGGTGGGCAGCAGTGCATGGCACAGGGCGGTGTCGGGGCTTGCGGGCGTGTCGGGGCTCATGGGCGGGCGCCATTCTAGAATTCGAGCACACCCCCGGCTTCGAGCGTCCGGGGGTGTTTGCCATTGGTGCCCCTCTGATGCCCATCCCCCTGCCCTCCCTGAGCCCCGGCAAACGCCACGCCATGCCCCTGCCCGTGGGCTCGGCCGACGCCCTGTGGCTGGCCCACCTCGCCGAGCGTGAGCGTGCGCAAGGCCGCCTCACGGCCATCGTCACCGCCGACGCCAACGACGCCCAGCGCCTGATCGACGAACTCGCCTTCTTCGCGCCCGAGCTGCGCGTGACGCTGTTCCCCGACTGGGAAACCCTGCCCTACGACACCTTCTCGCCGCACCAGGACCTGATCAGCGAGCGCCTGGCCACGCTCTGGCGGATCTCGCAACGCGAGCACGACGGCGGCGCCGACGTGGTGCTGGTGCCCGCCACCACCGCGCTCTACCGGCTCGCGCCGCCGTCCTTCCTGGCCGGCTACACCTTCCACTTCAAGGTCAAGCAAAAGCTCGACGAAGCGCGCCTGAAGAGCCAGCTCACGCTCGCGGGCTACCACCACGTGACGCAGGTGGTGAGCCCGGGCGAGTACGCGGTGCGCGGCGGCCTGATCGACCTGTTCCCCATGGGCAGCCTGGTGCCCTACCGTGTCGACCTGTTCGACGACGAGATCGACAGCATCCGCACCTTCGACCCCGACAGCCAGCGCAGCCTCTACCCGGTCAACGAGGTGCGCCTGCTGCCGGGCCGCGAATTCCCCATGGACGACGCGGCGCGCGCCAAATTCCGCAACCGCTGGCGCGAGCTGCTCGACGGCGACCCGACCAAGAGCCGCATCTACAAGGACATGGGCAACGGCGTGGCCACCGCCGGCATCGAGTACTACCTGCCGCTGTTCTTCGACGACACGGCCACGGTGTTCGACTACCTCGGCGAAAGCGCGACCCTGGTGCTGCACGGCGAGCTCGAACCCGCCTTCCAGCGCTTCTGGCAGGACACGCGCGAGCGCCACCGCCTGCTGCACGGCGACCCCGACCGGCCCATCCTGCCGCCCGAATCGCTGTTCCTCAACGCCGAGCAGTTCTTCACCGCGGCCAAGCCCCACGCGCAGGTCGTGCTGCGCCCTGGCAGCGCCGACGTGGGCGACAACGCCTTCGCGCAGAAGCTGCCCGAGCTCGCCGTGGTGCGCGGCGCCGACGACCCGCTCGCGCGCCTGCAGGCCCACCTGCGCGGCAGCGGCGACCGCATGCTGATCCTGGCCGAGAGCGACGGCCGCCGCGAAAGCCTGCTCGACTTCCTGCGCGCGAGCGGCCTGAACCCGCCGGCCTTCGACAGCCTGGCCGAGTTCGAGGCCAGCGACGAGAAAACCGGCATCGCCACCGCCGCGCTCGCCAACGGCTTCGCCTGGATCGGCGGGGGCATCCACTTCATCACCGAGACCGAGCTCTTTGCCACCGGCCCCACCACGCGCCGCCGCAAGAAGCAGGAACAGGTGAGCGATGTGGACGCGCTCATCAAGGACCTGTCCGAGCTCAACGTGGGCGACCCGGTGGTGCACGCGGCGCACGGCATCGGCCGCTACCGCGGTCTGGTCAACCTCGACATGGGCGAGAAGAACCCCGACGGCTCGCCCGCGCTGCAGGAGTTCCTGCACCTCGAGTACGCCGACAAGGCCGTGCTCTACGTGCCGGTGAGCCAGCTCGGCCTGATCGGCCGCTACACCGGCGTGAGCGCCGACGAGGCGCCGCTGCACAAGCTGGGCAGCGGCCAGTGGGAGAAGGCCAAGCGCAAGGCCGCCGAGCAGGTGCGCGACGCCGCGGCCGAGCTGCTCAACATCTACGCGCGCCGCGCCGCGCGCCAGGGCCACCCGTTCCGCTACTCGCCGCAAGACTACGAGACCTTCGCCAACGATTTCGGCTTCGACGAAACCCCCGACCAGCGCGCCGCGATCCACGCCGTCATCCAGGACATGATCAGCCCGCGCCCCATGGACCGCCTGGTCTGCGGCGACGTGGGCTTCGGCAAGACCGAGGTCGCGCTGCGCGCGGCCTTCGTGGCCGTGACCGGCGGCAAGCAGGTGGCCTTTCTCGCGCCCACCACGCTGCTGGCCGAGCAGCACTACCAGACCCTGGTGGACCGCTTCGGCAAGTGGCCGGTGAAGATCGCCGAGATGAGCCGCTTCCGCTCGCAGAAAGAGATCACCGCGGCCATGAAGGGCATTGCCGACGGCTCGGTCGACATCGTGGTGGGCACGCACAAGCTGCTGTCGGAGAAGGCGCAGTTCAAGAACCTGGGCCTGCTCATCATCGACGAAGAGCACCGCTTCGGCGTGCGCCACAAGGAGGCCATGAAGCAGCTGCGCGCCGAGGTCGACGTGCTCACGCTCACCGCCACGCCCATCCCGCGCACCCTGGGCATGGCGCTCGAAGGCCTGCGCGACCTGAGTGTGATCGCCACCGCGCCGCAGCGCCGCCTGGCCATCAAGACCTTCGTGCGCAACGAAGGCAACGGCGTGATCCGCGAGGCCGTGCTGCGCGAGTTGAAGCGCGGCGGCCAGGTGTACTTCCTGCACAACGAGGTCGAGACCATCGAGAACCGCAAGGCGCGGCTCGAAGAGATCCTGCCCGAGGCGCGCATCGCCATCGCCCACGGCCAGATGCCCGAGCGCGAGCTCGAGCACGTGATGCGCGACTTCGTGGCGCAGCGCTTCAACGTGCTGCTGTGCTCGACCATCATCGAGACCGGCATCGACGTGCCCACGGCCAACACCATCGTCATCAGCCGCGCCGACAAGTTCGGCCTGGCGCAGCTGCACCAGCTGCGCGGCCGCGTGGGCCGCAGCCACCACCAGGCCTACGCCTACCTGCTGGTGCCCGACATGGACAGCCTGACCAAGCAGGCCGCGCAGCGGCTCGACGCCATCCAGCAGATGGAAGAACTGGGCAGCGGCTTCTACCTCGCCATGCACGACCTGGAGATCCGCGGCGCGGGCGAGGTGCTGGGCGAGAACCAGAGCGGCAACATGCTCGAGGTGGGCTTCCAGCTCTACAACGAGATGCTGTCCGAGGCGGTGAAGGCGCTCAAGGCCGGCCGCGAGCCCGACCTGCTCGCGCCGCTGTCGGTCACCACCGACATCAACCTGCACGCGCCCGCGCTGCTGCCCAACGACTACTGCGGCGACGTGCACCTGCGCCTGTCCTTCTACAAGAAGCTCGCCACCGCCAAGACCGCCGACCAGGTGGACGCGCTGCTCGAAGAAATCGTGGACCGCTTCGGCAAGCTGCCGCCGCAGGCGCAGACGCTGATCGACGTGCACCGCCTGCGCGTGCTCAGCACGCCCTACGGCGTGGTGAAGGTCGACGCCGCGCCCGGCGTCACGAACATCACTTTCAAGCCCAACCCGCCGATCGAGCCCCTGCGCATCATCGAGCTGATCCAGAAGCACCGCCACATCAAGCTCGCGGGCAACGAAAAACTGCGCATCGAACGGGCCCTGCCCGAGGTGAAAGACCGCGTGCAGCTGGTGCGCGACGTGCTGCGCGCGCTCGGCCAACCCATCGCCCCGAAACAACCCGCATGACCACCCCAGCCACCGCCATCGCCCCCGGCCTCACCGTGCGCGGCTTCACGCCGCCGCTGCGCCTGAGCGATTTCAAGCTCATCGCCTTCGACATGGACTCCACGCTGATCAACATCGAGTGCGTGGACGAGATCGCCGACGCCGTCGGCCGCAAGGCCGAGGTGGCCGCGATCACCGAGGCCGCGATGCGCGGCGAGATCACCGACTTCAAGGACAGCCTGCGCCGCCGCGTGGCCCTGCTCAAGGGCGTGACCATGGCCGACATGGAGCGGGTGTATGTCGAGCGCCTGCGCCTCAACCCCGGCGCGGCCGAACTGGTGCGCGCCTGCAAGACCGTGGGCATGAAGGTGCTGCTGGTCTCGGGCGGCTTCACCTTCTTCGCGCACCGCGTGCGCGACACCCTGGGCATCGATTTCGTGCGCGCCAACATCCTCGAGGTCGCCAGCGGCCCGAACTGCGGCGAGCTCACGGGCCGGCTGGTCGAACAGGCCTGGGGCGACATCTGCGACGGCGCCGAGAAGCGCCGCACCCTGCTCGAAGTGGCCTCGCTGCTGGACATCGCGCCGCACGAATGCATCGCCATGGGCGACGGCGCCAACGACCTGCCCATGATGGGCGCGGCCGGCCTCTCGGTGGCCTACCACGCCAAGCCCAAGGTGCGCGAGCAGGCCATGGTGTCCATCGAAAGCGGCGGGCTCGACCGGCTGCTCGAGCTGATGCGCTGAGCCAGGGCATCGCGCACCAAGATCACGCCCGCGGCCCCGGCGCGCGGGCCGGCCATGCCACCGGACGGTGCACCGCGGGCCGCTGCGGGGGCGCCCGGCCCCCGCCGGCCGGCCTTTCGGGCCTGGCACACAACCTGCTCTGTCATCCGCGCATGGAGAGCGGTCTGCAACCGGTGGTCGCAGCGGCTCGTGCGTAGGTCCACTAGGGTTCCGTCTGCGGCAACGCAGGGTCTGGTCCGAGAGTGGGCCGGCCTCGCCAGAGGCTCCACGGAGGGACAAAAGCCCGGGAGAACGACGTCAGATCGGTTCTCCTGCGCCCATCCCTCACCCATCGGAGCGTCATCATGAAACTGGCAGGTCTTCTCTCTCCCTCCACCAGCGGTCCGGCTTCTTCCACGTCCGGGTCCTGGCTGCGCCGTCTGATCAAGCCCGCCGTGGGCGCGGCCCTCACCGTGGCGGCCGCAGCGGCCATCGCCGCGCCCACCAGCATGAAGATCGCCACCGTGGTGTGGATCGGCTACGGCCCCTTCTACGTGGCCGACGCGCTCGACCTCTACAAGAAATACAACCTCAAGGTCTCGCTGCAGGTCTTCACCGACCCGGCGCTGATCCCGCCCGCCATCGCTTCGGGCGCGGTCGACGGCGGCATGCTCACCTACGACCAGGTGGTCGGCCAGGTCGCCGCGGGCAAGGCCATGAAGGTCGTGATGCCCATCGACTACTCCAACGGCGGCGACGCCATCGTGGCCGACGCCTCGATCAAGTCCGTCAAGGACTTCAAGGGCAAGAAGGTCGGCTACAACCCGCTGTCGCCGAGCGACTTCCTGCTGTCGTACGCGCTCAAGATCAACGGCATGGGCGAGAAGGACATCAGCCCCGTGAGCATGACGCCCGAGGCGGTGCCCGCGGCCATGGCCTCGGGCCAGCTGCCGGTGGGCGTGACCTACGAGCCCAGCCTGTCGCAGATCCTGAGCCAGGGCGGCGGCAAGAAGTTCAAGGTGGTGTTCTCCTCCAAGGACGCGCCCGGCCTGATCGCCGACGTGCTGGTGTTCGACGAGAAGGCCATCAAGGCCAAGCCCGCCGAGATCACCGGCATCATCAAGGCCTACCTCGACGGCATGGCGTTCATGAAGGCCAAGCCCGACGAGGCCGCCAAGATCATCGGCAAGTTCATGGGCGTGTCCGCCAAGGAAGTGAAAGAGCAGCTCGGCGGCGTCTACAACATCCCGCTGGCCGAGATGCCCAAGGCCTTCGTGCCCGCCAAGGAGACCACCTCCTACTACGCCAGCGGCGAGGTGATCGGCCAGCTGCTCAAGGCCAAGGGCCAGATCACCACGGTCCCGCCCACCGAGGCCACCATGGACGCCTCGCTGGTCAAGGCCCTGGTCAAGTAAACCCGCCCCGCCCGCCCGCGCGCACCGCTGCCCCCGGGCGGTGCGCGGCGGCGGTGCGGCGCGCCACGAGCCCCTTGCCATGACGCAAGCCCTGTTCCGCCACGCCGACGGCGTGCTGCCCAACACCCTGGCGCTGGCCATCACCGTGACCGGCTGGCCGCTGGGCATCTGGCTGCTGGGCCAGCCGAACGCCGCGCTCAATGTGGCCGGCGTGCTGCTGGTCACGCTCACGCTCACCTGGTCGGCCTACTTCATCCACGAGTTCGCCCACCAGGCCATCTTCCGCACGCCGCAGGCCAACGAGCGCTGGGGCGTGTTCATGAGCTGGATCAACGGCAGCTGCTACGCGCGCTTCGCCGACCTGCGCCGCAAGCACATGCGCCACCACATCGAGCGCGCCGACGTCATCACCTTCGACGTGCAGGCCTTTCTGCGCGCGCACCCACTGGTGCGCCGCACGGTGCTGGCGCTCGAATGGCTGTACGTGCCCGCGGTCGAGTTCGTCATGCGCGGCTACGTGATCGCCCTGCCCTTCCTGGACGCGCGCAAGCGCGACGCGCGCGGCCGTGTCGTCGGCGTGGCCGTGGTGCGCCTGACGGCCTGGGGCCTGCTGGCCTGGTGGTCGCTCAAGGCGCTGGCGCTGTACGCGCTGGCCTACCTGCTGTTCGTGCACCTGCTGCGCTTTGCCGACTGCTTCCAGCACACCTACGACGCCTACCCCATCCTCGACGACAAGCCCATCCCGCAGGACAAGCTGCGCGACCGCGCCTACGAGCAGGCCAACACCTACAGCGACGTGGTCGGCCTGGACGCGAAGTGGCTCAACCTCGTGTGGCTCAACTTCGGCTTTCACAACGCGCACCACGAGCGCCCGGTCGCGCCCTGGTACAGCCTGCCGCGCCTGCACCGCGAGCTCTATGGCGACACCAGCACGCAGGTGGTGACGGTCGGCGAACTGCTGCGCGCCTACCACCGCCACCGCGTCACGCGCGTGCTGGCCAAGGACTACGGCGCCGTGCTGCCCCCGGGCACGCCGCGCCGCGCCGACGGCTTCATCGGCGCTGTGGGCGTGTCCTTCCTGACTGCCGTATGACGGCGGTGCGCTATGGCCTGGAGGGCCGCACGGTGCTGCTCACCGGCGCGGCCGGCGGCATCGGTCAGGCGCTGGCGCGCGCCTTCGCGGCCCAGGGTTGCCGGCTGCTGCTGCTCGATCGCGAGGCCGCGCCGCTGCAGGCGCTGTGCGAGGCCTTGGCGCCCCTGACCGAGGTGCACGCCGCGGTCTGCGAGCTCGGCAACGACGCCGCCGTGGCCGCGCTGGCGCGCGACCTGGGCGCGCGCTGGGGCCGGCTCGACGTGCTGGTGCACAACGCCGGCACCGAGTACCCGACGCCGCTCGACGACACCGCGCCCGACGCCAACGCGCGCTGGGCCGCGCT
This is a stretch of genomic DNA from Hydrogenophaga crocea. It encodes these proteins:
- the mfd gene encoding transcription-repair coupling factor, with amino-acid sequence MPIPLPSLSPGKRHAMPLPVGSADALWLAHLAERERAQGRLTAIVTADANDAQRLIDELAFFAPELRVTLFPDWETLPYDTFSPHQDLISERLATLWRISQREHDGGADVVLVPATTALYRLAPPSFLAGYTFHFKVKQKLDEARLKSQLTLAGYHHVTQVVSPGEYAVRGGLIDLFPMGSLVPYRVDLFDDEIDSIRTFDPDSQRSLYPVNEVRLLPGREFPMDDAARAKFRNRWRELLDGDPTKSRIYKDMGNGVATAGIEYYLPLFFDDTATVFDYLGESATLVLHGELEPAFQRFWQDTRERHRLLHGDPDRPILPPESLFLNAEQFFTAAKPHAQVVLRPGSADVGDNAFAQKLPELAVVRGADDPLARLQAHLRGSGDRMLILAESDGRRESLLDFLRASGLNPPAFDSLAEFEASDEKTGIATAALANGFAWIGGGIHFITETELFATGPTTRRRKKQEQVSDVDALIKDLSELNVGDPVVHAAHGIGRYRGLVNLDMGEKNPDGSPALQEFLHLEYADKAVLYVPVSQLGLIGRYTGVSADEAPLHKLGSGQWEKAKRKAAEQVRDAAAELLNIYARRAARQGHPFRYSPQDYETFANDFGFDETPDQRAAIHAVIQDMISPRPMDRLVCGDVGFGKTEVALRAAFVAVTGGKQVAFLAPTTLLAEQHYQTLVDRFGKWPVKIAEMSRFRSQKEITAAMKGIADGSVDIVVGTHKLLSEKAQFKNLGLLIIDEEHRFGVRHKEAMKQLRAEVDVLTLTATPIPRTLGMALEGLRDLSVIATAPQRRLAIKTFVRNEGNGVIREAVLRELKRGGQVYFLHNEVETIENRKARLEEILPEARIAIAHGQMPERELEHVMRDFVAQRFNVLLCSTIIETGIDVPTANTIVISRADKFGLAQLHQLRGRVGRSHHQAYAYLLVPDMDSLTKQAAQRLDAIQQMEELGSGFYLAMHDLEIRGAGEVLGENQSGNMLEVGFQLYNEMLSEAVKALKAGREPDLLAPLSVTTDINLHAPALLPNDYCGDVHLRLSFYKKLATAKTADQVDALLEEIVDRFGKLPPQAQTLIDVHRLRVLSTPYGVVKVDAAPGVTNITFKPNPPIEPLRIIELIQKHRHIKLAGNEKLRIERALPEVKDRVQLVRDVLRALGQPIAPKQPA
- the serB gene encoding phosphoserine phosphatase SerB; this encodes MTTPATAIAPGLTVRGFTPPLRLSDFKLIAFDMDSTLINIECVDEIADAVGRKAEVAAITEAAMRGEITDFKDSLRRRVALLKGVTMADMERVYVERLRLNPGAAELVRACKTVGMKVLLVSGGFTFFAHRVRDTLGIDFVRANILEVASGPNCGELTGRLVEQAWGDICDGAEKRRTLLEVASLLDIAPHECIAMGDGANDLPMMGAAGLSVAYHAKPKVREQAMVSIESGGLDRLLELMR
- a CDS encoding ABC transporter substrate-binding protein, whose protein sequence is MKLAGLLSPSTSGPASSTSGSWLRRLIKPAVGAALTVAAAAAIAAPTSMKIATVVWIGYGPFYVADALDLYKKYNLKVSLQVFTDPALIPPAIASGAVDGGMLTYDQVVGQVAAGKAMKVVMPIDYSNGGDAIVADASIKSVKDFKGKKVGYNPLSPSDFLLSYALKINGMGEKDISPVSMTPEAVPAAMASGQLPVGVTYEPSLSQILSQGGGKKFKVVFSSKDAPGLIADVLVFDEKAIKAKPAEITGIIKAYLDGMAFMKAKPDEAAKIIGKFMGVSAKEVKEQLGGVYNIPLAEMPKAFVPAKETTSYYASGEVIGQLLKAKGQITTVPPTEATMDASLVKALVK
- a CDS encoding fatty acid desaturase translates to MTQALFRHADGVLPNTLALAITVTGWPLGIWLLGQPNAALNVAGVLLVTLTLTWSAYFIHEFAHQAIFRTPQANERWGVFMSWINGSCYARFADLRRKHMRHHIERADVITFDVQAFLRAHPLVRRTVLALEWLYVPAVEFVMRGYVIALPFLDARKRDARGRVVGVAVVRLTAWGLLAWWSLKALALYALAYLLFVHLLRFADCFQHTYDAYPILDDKPIPQDKLRDRAYEQANTYSDVVGLDAKWLNLVWLNFGFHNAHHERPVAPWYSLPRLHRELYGDTSTQVVTVGELLRAYHRHRVTRVLAKDYGAVLPPGTPRRADGFIGAVGVSFLTAV